The proteins below are encoded in one region of Lactuca sativa cultivar Salinas chromosome 3, Lsat_Salinas_v11, whole genome shotgun sequence:
- the LOC111920226 gene encoding LOW QUALITY PROTEIN: glutamate--tRNA ligase, cytoplasmic (The sequence of the model RefSeq protein was modified relative to this genomic sequence to represent the inferred CDS: inserted 2 bases in 1 codon; deleted 1 base in 1 codon; substituted 2 bases at 2 genomic stop codons), whose amino-acid sequence MKLRGTNVIVKYLGRTSTTVPNLYERDAFETGQIDKWLEYAPILSRGSEFECACKYVDGYLLHRTFLVGHSLSLADITIWSYLAGAGKRWESLLKSKKYQNLGRWYTMISTQHAAVASASSKKKELSCSTNVKGDDDDSNRPEADLPYAEMGKVLLRFAPEPSGYLHIGHAKAVLLNQYFAQKYKGKLFLRFDDTNPAKESNEFVDNILIDIATLGINYEKITYTSDYFPNLMEMAEKLIKEGKAYVDDTPKEQMRYERDKKIESKCRNQSVDENLKLWNEMVLGTEKGVECCLRGKLDITDNNLNYQLSXSVGFFFFFFFFFFFFFFFFNDEIEKEWNGMFVSCWNGMDQSXTKFPSVLLIFHPLIIEWNENLQYNFFXQNLMISVNLRFHFLKITTILNILFSQGASMNLNLMEWDKLWNINKKMIDPVCPRHTAILEENRVLLTLLDGPHRPFVRVIPKHKKYTAAGDKTTTFTNKIWIEQADAKAISPNEEITLMDWGNAIVREINKDKNGNVTELTGVLHLEGSFKTTKLKLTWLPDTNELVPLTLVEFRYLITKKKLENEEDIVPVANKDTKKEVGGVGDSNMRRLKRGDILQLERKGYFRCDVPFITPSKPIVLFAIPDGRQTATK is encoded by the exons aTGAAGCTACGTGGAACAAATGTAATTGTCAAGTATCTTGGTCGCACATCAACAACCGTTCCTAACTTGTATGAGCGTGATGCCTTTGAAACTGGGCAG ATTGATAAGTGGCTGGAGTATGCCCCTATCTTGTCTCGTGGTTCAGAATTTGAGTGCGCATGCAAATATGTTGATGGGTATTTGCTGCATCGCACTTTCTTGGTTGGTCATAGTTTATCGCTTGCAGATATTACTATCTGGTCGTATCTTGCAG GAGCTGGTAAGAGATGGGAAAGCTTATTGAAGTCAAAAAAGTACCAAAACTTGGGTCGATGGTACACCATGATATCTACACAACATGCTGCTGTAGCATCAGCATCTTCAAAGAAAAAAGAGCTCAGTTGTTCAACAAATGTAAAAGGTGATGACGATGATTCCAATCGCCCTGAAGCCGATCTTCCATATGCCGAGATGGGAAAAGTTTTGTTGAGATTTGCACCTGAACCAAGTGGGTATCTCCACATAGGCCATGCGAAAGCTGTTTTATTGAACCAATATTTTGCTCAGAAATACAAAGGGAAGTTATTCCTACGGTTTGATGACACAAATCCTGCAAAAGAAAGCAACGAATTTGTTGATAATATTTTAATAGATATCGCGACATTAGGAATCAACTATGAAAAAATCACATATACTTCCGATTACTTTCCGAATCTCATGGAAATGGCTGAAAAGTTGATTAAAGAAGGGAAAGCATACGTCGACGACACCCCCAAAGAACAGATGAGATACGAGCGAGACAAGAAAATAGAATCAAAGTGTCGGAATCAGAGTGTCGATGAAAACCTCAAGCTATGGAACGAGATGGTTCTTGGAACGGAAAAGGGAGTTGAATGTTGTTTAAGAGGAAAATTGGACATAACCGATAACAATCTAAATTACCAACTTAG TTcggtaggtttttttttttttttttttttttttttttttttttttttttttttttttaatgatgaAATTGagaaggaatggaatggaatgtttGTTTCGTGTTGGAATGGAATGGACCAATCCTAAACAAAGTTTCCTTCTGTTTTGTTAATTTTTCACCCCTTAATCATTGAATGGAATGAAAATTTgcaatacaattttttttaacaaaatttgATGATTTCAGTTAACTTACGTTTTCATTTTCTAAAAATAACAACAATA CTTAATATTCTTTTTTCACAGGGAGCATCAATGAATCTGAATCTCATGGAATGGGACAAACTCTGGAATATTAACAAAAAAATGATCGACCCTGTTTGCCCCAGACACACTGCAATCCTTGAAGAGAACCGTGTCTTGTTGACTTTATTAGATGGGCCCCACAGGCCATTTGTGCGTGTCATACCAAAGCACAAGAAATACACAGCTGCAGGGGATAAAACCACCACTTTCACAAATAAGATTTGGATAGAACAAGCCGATGCCAAGGCCATATCCCCTAACGAGGAAATTACGTTGATGGACTGGGGAAATGCGATTGTTAGAGAAATCAACAAGGACAAAAACGGAAATGTGACCGAGTTAACCGGGGTTTTGCATCTTGAGGGATCGTTTAAGACCACGAAACTGAAACTCACATGGTTGCCTGACACTAACGAGCTTGTTCCATTAACTCTAGTGGAGTTCAGATACCTAATCACGAAAAAGAAG CTGGAAAATGAAGAGGATATTGTTCCAGTGGCGAACAAGGATACAAAGAAAGAGGTTGGGGGTGTTGGGGATTCAAACATGAGAAGGCTGAAGCGTGGAGACATATTGCAGTTGGAGAGGAAAGGCTACTTCAGATGCGATGTTCCTTTCATAACACCTTCAAAACCCATTGTTCTCTTTGCTATTCCAGATGGCAGGCAAACTGCaaccaaataa